The Aeromicrobium sp. Leaf245 genome includes a region encoding these proteins:
- the hisF gene encoding imidazole glycerol phosphate synthase subunit HisF, with amino-acid sequence MSLAVRVIPCLDVDAGRVVKGVNFVDLVDAGDPVEMARVYDAEGADELTFLDITASSGDRATTFDIVSSTAEQVFIPLTVGGGVRTVDDVDRLLRAGADKVGINTAAIARPEVIAEIAQRFGNQVLVLSVDARRAPTSGEGAQPSGFEVTTHGGRRSAGIDAVEWVRQADELGVGEVLLNSMDADGTKQGFDLEMIRAVRGVTQVPLIASGGAGRLEHFAPAVEAGADAVLAASVFHFGELTIGQVKETLRAAGHRVR; translated from the coding sequence GTGAGTCTCGCCGTGCGTGTCATCCCCTGCCTCGACGTCGACGCGGGGCGCGTCGTGAAGGGCGTCAACTTCGTCGACCTGGTCGATGCGGGCGACCCGGTCGAGATGGCACGGGTCTACGACGCCGAGGGCGCCGACGAGCTCACCTTCCTCGACATCACGGCCTCCAGCGGGGACCGCGCGACCACGTTCGACATCGTGAGCAGCACGGCCGAGCAGGTCTTCATCCCGCTCACCGTCGGCGGGGGAGTGCGCACCGTCGACGACGTCGACCGGCTGCTGCGCGCGGGCGCCGACAAGGTCGGCATCAACACCGCGGCCATCGCGCGCCCCGAGGTGATCGCCGAGATCGCCCAGCGGTTCGGCAACCAGGTGCTCGTCCTCAGCGTCGACGCGCGACGTGCCCCGACGTCGGGCGAGGGCGCCCAGCCCAGCGGGTTCGAGGTCACCACGCACGGCGGCCGGCGAAGCGCCGGGATCGACGCCGTGGAGTGGGTCCGCCAGGCCGACGAGCTGGGCGTCGGCGAGGTGCTGCTCAACTCGATGGACGCCGACGGGACGAAGCAGGGCTTCGACCTGGAAATGATTCGGGCGGTCCGCGGCGTTACACAGGTGCCACTGATCGCCAGTGGTGGCGCCGGACGGCTCGAGCACTTCGCTCCTGCGGTCGAGGCCGGTGCCGACGCCGTGCTCGCCGCGAGTGTGTTCCACTTCGGCGAGCTGACCATCGGACAGGTGAAAGAGACCTTGCGAGCAGCGGGACACCGTGTCAGGTAG